From the genome of Nocardia sp. NBC_01503, one region includes:
- a CDS encoding MFS transporter, whose product MEPDTAPPDTVSTLDPRRWIAFAVVLAAGFMDLLDVTIVNVAVPSIQNDLKAEYSQIEWIIAAYVLSFAAVLITGGRLGDIYGRKRLFLLGMTGFTLASAACGIASDPAVLIGSRFVQGAMAGLMVPQILAIIRVTFPKHERAKAIAIYSGVGGSASAVGLSLGGLLVQWNLFDLGWRPIFLVNIPVGIAALIAASIVMRDSRSAHAPKLDIVGMVLAVSAVVLLAYPLTEGRQKDWPAWTFIMMGTAAAAFATFVVYERWRARTVGSPLIDLDLFRSRPFTIGLSSWLLFWIGMGGFFLIWTLFMQAGLGWSPMRAGLTSVFFAVGAGIGAGTSVSVLAPRFGRWVLMAGGLVTAAGFGIYGWMAAHYGSDFASWQMVLPLIVTGTGFGIVVAPTIDMLLGQIPDREAGAASGLLNTGQQLGMALGVALVGIIFFGQLDHDSARGVDAVTAQTRTELAATGLPGPAQEEILANFRACVRDRSAAVDPSAVPESCRSTGGDAAVAKTLSGAGAEANAVNFAHTFDYTLAWGIGLMVLVCLGFAALPKETRLEQHELDDLDNELVQV is encoded by the coding sequence GTGGAACCCGACACCGCGCCCCCCGACACCGTCTCCACCCTCGACCCGCGCCGCTGGATCGCCTTCGCCGTCGTCCTCGCCGCCGGATTCATGGATCTGCTCGACGTGACCATCGTCAATGTGGCCGTCCCCAGCATCCAGAACGATCTGAAAGCCGAGTACTCCCAGATCGAATGGATCATCGCCGCCTATGTACTGTCCTTCGCGGCGGTGCTCATCACCGGTGGCCGACTCGGCGATATCTACGGCCGCAAACGGCTGTTCCTGCTCGGCATGACCGGCTTCACCCTGGCCTCGGCGGCCTGCGGTATCGCCTCGGATCCGGCCGTACTCATCGGCTCCCGCTTCGTACAGGGTGCGATGGCCGGACTGATGGTGCCGCAGATCCTCGCCATCATCCGGGTGACCTTCCCGAAGCATGAGCGCGCCAAGGCGATCGCCATCTACAGCGGGGTCGGCGGCTCCGCCTCCGCGGTCGGCCTATCCCTCGGCGGCCTGCTGGTGCAGTGGAATCTCTTCGATCTGGGCTGGCGGCCGATCTTCCTGGTCAATATCCCGGTCGGTATCGCCGCGCTCATCGCGGCGAGCATCGTGATGCGGGATTCACGCTCCGCACATGCCCCCAAGCTGGATATCGTCGGCATGGTGCTGGCGGTCTCGGCGGTCGTGCTGCTCGCCTATCCGCTCACCGAGGGCCGTCAAAAAGATTGGCCCGCTTGGACATTCATTATGATGGGCACGGCCGCGGCCGCCTTCGCCACCTTCGTGGTCTATGAGCGGTGGCGGGCGCGCACGGTCGGCTCACCACTGATCGACCTGGACCTGTTCCGGTCCCGTCCCTTCACCATCGGCCTGTCGTCCTGGCTGCTGTTCTGGATCGGCATGGGCGGTTTCTTCCTGATCTGGACGCTGTTCATGCAGGCCGGTCTGGGCTGGTCGCCCATGCGGGCCGGGCTCACCTCGGTGTTCTTCGCGGTCGGCGCGGGCATCGGCGCGGGCACCTCGGTGAGCGTGCTGGCGCCGAGGTTCGGCCGCTGGGTGCTCATGGCGGGTGGCCTGGTCACCGCGGCCGGGTTCGGCATATACGGCTGGATGGCCGCGCACTACGGCAGTGATTTCGCTTCCTGGCAGATGGTGTTGCCGCTCATCGTGACCGGTACCGGATTCGGCATCGTGGTAGCGCCGACCATCGATATGCTGCTCGGCCAGATCCCGGATCGGGAGGCGGGCGCGGCCTCGGGCCTGCTCAATACCGGTCAGCAGTTGGGGATGGCGCTGGGCGTGGCGCTGGTCGGCATCATCTTCTTCGGACAGCTCGATCATGATTCGGCGCGCGGCGTGGACGCGGTCACCGCGCAGACCCGCACCGAACTCGCAGCAACCGGCCTGCCCGGACCGGCGCAGGAGGAGATTCTCGCGAATTTCCGTGCCTGCGTGCGGGATCGGTCCGCCGCGGTCGATCCGTCCGCGGTACCGGAGAGCTGCCGGAGCACCGGCGGCGATGCGGCCGTGGCGAAGACGCTCAGCGGTGCGGGCGCGGAGGCCAATGCGGTCAACTTCGCGCACACCTTCGACTACACCCTGGCCTGGGGTATCGGTCTGATGGTGCTGGTATGCCTCGGTTTCGCGGCCCTGCCGAAGGAGACCAGGCTGGAGCAGCACGAACTCGATGACCTGGACAACGAACTGGTTCAGGTCTGA
- a CDS encoding MarR family winged helix-turn-helix transcriptional regulator, with protein MSDAEPQFPRLFDSPAFLLGQLGSHSAYRFAELLAPLGIKPPQFGTLRILEANDGRSQQQLCEALGIHRNVMVGLVDDLEKRGLVERRRHPVDRRAHAVHLLPAARELLAEAAALARGLDAEILSALDEGERAVMVRLLQRAAVGNGLTPGIHPGLTAAPGTAAACEVDHARG; from the coding sequence GTGAGCGATGCCGAACCCCAGTTCCCACGGCTGTTCGATTCCCCCGCATTCCTGCTGGGGCAGTTGGGTTCCCACTCCGCCTACCGATTCGCCGAACTGCTGGCGCCGCTCGGCATCAAACCCCCGCAATTCGGCACCCTGCGGATTCTCGAAGCCAATGACGGGCGCTCCCAGCAGCAGCTGTGCGAGGCGCTGGGCATCCACCGCAATGTGATGGTCGGGCTGGTCGACGACCTGGAGAAGCGTGGACTCGTCGAACGCCGCCGGCATCCGGTGGATCGGCGCGCCCATGCGGTGCATCTGCTCCCGGCCGCCCGAGAGCTGCTCGCCGAGGCGGCCGCCCTGGCCAGGGGACTCGACGCCGAAATCCTCTCGGCGCTGGACGAGGGGGAGCGGGCCGTGATGGTCCGGCTGCTGCAGCGGGCCGCCGTCGGCAATGGGCTCACCCCTGGTATCCACCCCGGTTTGACCGCCGCACCCGGGACCGCCGCGGCATGTGAGGTGGATCACGCGCGCGGGTAG
- a CDS encoding haloalkane dehalogenase: protein MKAIHSEGTATMPTIDVLDSFINYSDTGTGDIPVVFLHGNPTSNYIWRNVIPHVSGETRVLAPDLIGMGASGKPESDYRFVDHARYLDAWFEAMHLDQVVIVGHDWGGALGMHWAARHPERVRGISVVETFLRPMHWSELPPQGAELFRRFRSPEGEEMVLQRNMFIEFNLPASTHTLTPEALDVYRAPYPTPESRKPMLVWPREFPLDGEPADVVAIIENYDRWMADSPRVPKLVMAVENGVGLGSPAAMEWAAQTFAATEIANIGPAGHHCPEDQPDRIGTAVADWIHRHALITAAVVA from the coding sequence GTGAAGGCAATTCACTCGGAAGGAACGGCCACCATGCCAACCATCGATGTACTCGACTCGTTCATCAACTACAGCGATACCGGGACCGGGGATATCCCCGTGGTGTTCCTGCACGGCAATCCCACCTCGAACTACATCTGGCGCAATGTGATTCCGCACGTCAGTGGCGAAACAAGGGTGCTGGCACCGGATCTCATCGGAATGGGAGCCTCCGGTAAGCCGGAGAGTGACTACCGGTTCGTGGACCACGCCCGCTACCTCGACGCCTGGTTCGAGGCCATGCACCTGGATCAGGTCGTCATCGTCGGTCACGACTGGGGCGGTGCGCTCGGAATGCACTGGGCGGCAAGGCATCCCGAACGTGTGCGGGGAATCTCCGTGGTCGAGACCTTCCTGCGGCCCATGCACTGGTCGGAGCTGCCGCCGCAGGGCGCGGAGCTCTTCCGCCGCTTCCGCTCCCCGGAGGGCGAGGAGATGGTGCTGCAGCGGAATATGTTCATCGAATTCAACCTGCCCGCCTCCACTCACACCCTCACCCCCGAGGCCCTCGACGTCTACCGCGCGCCCTACCCGACACCGGAGTCCCGCAAGCCGATGCTGGTGTGGCCGCGTGAATTCCCGCTCGACGGTGAGCCCGCCGATGTGGTCGCAATTATCGAGAACTACGACCGGTGGATGGCCGACAGCCCGCGGGTGCCGAAGCTGGTGATGGCTGTGGAGAACGGTGTCGGCCTCGGCTCGCCCGCCGCGATGGAGTGGGCGGCGCAAACCTTCGCCGCCACCGAGATCGCGAATATCGGACCGGCCGGACACCACTGCCCGGAGGATCAGCCGGACCGCATCGGCACCGCGGTCGCCGACTGGATTCACAGGCATGCCCTCATTACGGCCGCGGTCGTCGCCTGA
- a CDS encoding RNA polymerase sigma factor, producing METESEPSADAGHGPDERELALVARAIDGDRAAISEVVVLLQDPIYRLALRMVWRPADAEDATQEILLRVIGKLGTWRGEAKLLTWAYRIGVNYLLNLKRRTPQEAIELSLDSYGAGLKDGLAEADYRGPESELLTHETRLNCTQAMLQCLAREERIAFVLSDIFELSSTEAAWITDTTPAAYRKRLERTKKRLGNFLTAACGLAAPQAFCRCSRRVDKAIDLGRVDPHRPAFAAHRITPGGRGVAAAAQQMSTLRDAAAVLGAHPDYAAPQAKMDAIAGLISSGRFPLLD from the coding sequence GTGGAGACCGAATCAGAGCCGTCCGCCGATGCGGGGCACGGACCGGACGAGCGGGAGCTCGCGCTGGTCGCTCGGGCGATCGACGGCGATCGGGCCGCGATCTCCGAAGTGGTGGTGCTGCTGCAGGATCCGATCTACCGGCTGGCGCTGCGCATGGTGTGGCGGCCCGCCGACGCCGAGGACGCCACCCAGGAGATTCTGCTGCGGGTCATCGGCAAGCTCGGCACCTGGCGGGGCGAGGCCAAACTGCTCACCTGGGCGTACCGGATCGGCGTCAACTACCTGCTGAACCTCAAGCGCAGAACCCCGCAGGAGGCGATCGAGCTCAGCCTCGACTCCTACGGGGCGGGCTTGAAAGACGGTCTGGCCGAAGCGGATTACCGCGGCCCCGAATCCGAGCTGCTCACCCATGAGACCAGGCTCAACTGCACCCAGGCCATGCTGCAATGCCTGGCCCGCGAGGAACGCATCGCCTTCGTACTCTCCGATATCTTCGAATTGAGCTCCACCGAGGCGGCCTGGATCACCGACACCACGCCCGCCGCCTATCGAAAACGCCTGGAGCGCACCAAGAAACGTCTGGGCAATTTCCTCACCGCCGCGTGCGGTCTGGCCGCCCCGCAAGCCTTCTGCCGCTGCTCCCGCCGCGTCGACAAGGCCATCGACCTCGGCCGCGTAGACCCGCACCGCCCCGCGTTCGCCGCCCACCGGATCACCCCCGGAGGTCGCGGCGTGGCAGCCGCCGCCCAGCAGATGTCCACGCTACGCGATGCCGCCGCGGTGCTCGGGGCACACCCGGATTACGCTGCCCCGCAAGCGAAAATGGACGCCATCGCCGGATTGATCAGCTCCGGTCGCTTCCCCCTGTTGGACTGA
- a CDS encoding LLM class flavin-dependent oxidoreductase, whose product MGVRFGISIPPTAAALEDVLDMTKTAEDAGLDLVGIQDHPYAPEFGDTFAVLGACLSATDRISVYPGVANMPLRRPSMLAKQAATFDLLSGGRFELGVGAGAFEDGIVAMGGPELKGRAALCALEEGIEIIRATWRPGRLVSVQGDEYTVQGIAGGPAPAHDMGIWIGAMGPRALDLIGRVGDGWVAPLPNWLPWERWRGAQDRIDAAARAAGRDPSGITRMAALPGAISDQSLRPRPRGNDPINGSAREWAEIIAALHKNARFDTFIYWPPGFDVDQVQRFARRVVPIAREMIGAAQPSEISPTGGSDRS is encoded by the coding sequence ATGGGTGTGCGATTCGGCATCTCGATCCCGCCTACCGCGGCGGCGCTGGAAGACGTGCTGGATATGACGAAGACCGCCGAGGATGCGGGGCTGGATCTGGTGGGGATCCAGGATCATCCGTACGCACCGGAGTTCGGCGATACCTTCGCGGTGCTCGGAGCCTGTTTGAGCGCGACCGATCGGATCAGCGTTTATCCCGGGGTGGCGAATATGCCGTTGCGGCGGCCGTCGATGCTGGCCAAGCAGGCTGCCACCTTCGATCTGTTGAGCGGCGGGCGGTTCGAACTCGGCGTGGGGGCGGGTGCCTTCGAGGACGGCATCGTCGCCATGGGCGGACCGGAACTGAAAGGCCGAGCCGCGCTGTGCGCGCTCGAGGAGGGCATCGAGATCATCCGCGCCACCTGGAGACCGGGGCGGCTGGTCTCGGTCCAGGGTGACGAATACACGGTGCAGGGGATCGCGGGCGGTCCCGCACCCGCACACGATATGGGTATCTGGATCGGAGCCATGGGGCCACGCGCCCTGGACCTGATCGGCCGGGTAGGCGACGGATGGGTTGCGCCACTGCCGAATTGGTTGCCCTGGGAGAGATGGCGAGGTGCGCAGGATCGGATCGACGCGGCGGCGCGGGCGGCGGGACGCGATCCGAGCGGAATCACGCGGATGGCGGCGCTCCCGGGGGCGATCAGTGATCAATCGCTGCGACCTCGGCCGCGCGGGAACGATCCGATCAACGGCTCCGCCCGAGAATGGGCGGAAATCATTGCGGCCCTGCATAAGAACGCCCGGTTCGACACCTTCATCTACTGGCCGCCCGGTTTCGATGTGGACCAGGTGCAGCGCTTCGCACGTAGGGTGGTACCGATCGCGCGCGAAATGATAGGCGCGGCTCAACCTTCCGAGATCAGTCCAACAGGGGGAAGCGACCGGAGCTGA